GGCACTGGGTGCGTGGACGGCTGCTGCGAATGCGGCCCCGAATGGGAGTTTTCGACGTCGATTCTGTATCTCAACCGGGATCAGATTGGCGACCAGGTTCTGGTTACGGGAGCAGGCGGCGGACCGGCTCTGTCGACTTCGGATTTCGATTACGACTACGAAATGGGCTTTGAAGTGGCCGGCAAACGGACGATAGAGGATCACTTCATCTCGACCCGGTTCTTCGCTCTCGACTCGTTGACGACCAATCGGTCCGCAGTCATTCCCGGGTTCGGCGGCAACATTGTGACCAGTCCACTCACCCCATTCGGTGCAGGGGACCTGAATGGAACTTACGGATCTGACCTGTACAGCCTGGAAGTTAATCTGGGCCGCGTTGTCTCCTGCGACACTGAAGTTTACCTCGGTATTCGCGGTATGGAACTGGGCGAAGCCTTAAACGTCGCATTCTCAACTCCGCCCGTCTTCACGGTAAACTCAGAAACCGACAACTATCTGTACGGCTTGCAGGCAGGGGGCGAGAGCACTCTGTTCGAGCGTGGTCGCTTCTCCATCGAGGGCGCTGGGGCGGCCGGTATTTACTGGAATCACGCTCGCAGCACCGTCTGGGCCGCTCAACCGCCAGTCGCTCCGACCTTCGGCGGAACTGCACGCGACTCTGACGACATGGTCGCCTTCTCGATCGAAGCCGCTTTGAAAGCAAAATACGACCTGAATAACACCCTCGCCCTGTTCGCTGGTTACCAGTTGCAGTACCTGGGTGGTGTGGCGCTGGCTCCCGATCAGTGGAACCGCGCTGGAAACCTGGCCGTCGGAACGGCCACACCCGTGCCAACATCGGTCGACAGCAGCGATGTGATCTACCACGGGTTCAATTTCGGTCTGGAAGCGACTTTCTAGACCACACACCCGTTGGCAACATCCGAATCAGAGCAGACGGTCGGGAGCGTTCATTCGCTTCCGACCGCTTTTTCGTAAACACCGAACGCACTTCAGGTCATTCCGCAGCTGGATCTCTCGAGTGGCGACGTTCGCCACGACCTGCTACTGGTGAGTGTCTAGCAAAGAGGTTCGAATCCCGGCGAACTTCACCTGGCAAGCTGTTCGGCTCGTGCGACGAGATTCAGGAATTCGCTGCGAAAGCCATGAGAGTCCGGACCGAGATTCTGCTCCGCGATATTGTGGATATCCTCGTAGGTGGCGGTCCCTTTATGTTCGGAATCGCGAAGCAGCATGCCGAACGAGGCGACTGAGGCGGCGAACTGGAAGTCGCAAGAGGCCTGTTCAAACGGCGTGTCCGACTGGTCGACGGCGACATTGAGCGGCTGGCTTTCCTCGGCGTCGGGCAATTTATAGCGAAGCCTGACTGTCAACAATTCGTCGGAATGAGCGGCTTCGGAGAGATCTCTTTCGGTCTGATACTTCGACGGCTGTACTGAAGTCATCGGTGATTTCGTTCCGGTGGGAATGAGTTCGTAAAGTGCAGTCACGGTGTGTCCGGCTCCGATTTCACCAGCGTCCTTCGTATCGTCCTGAAAATCCTCCGCTCTCAGCATCCGGTTTTCGTAGCCGAGCAGGCGGTATGCCTGGACGTGAGCCGGGTTGAAATCGACCTGAATCTTGACATCTTTAGCGATGGTCACGAGTGTCCCGGTGAGTTGTTCGACCAGCATTTTCCGAGCTTCGCGCATCGTATCAATATATCCGTAATTTCCATTCCCGCGGTCCGCCAGTTTTTCCATGGTGGAGTCTTTGTAATTCCCCGTCCCGAAGCCGAGCACGCTCAGAAAGACCCCCGTGCGAGCCTTGTTTTCAATCAGGCGAATGAGTTCACTCTGGTTGGTGGTGCCAACGTTGAAATCGCCATCGGTGCAGAGAATCACGCGATTAACGCCTTCTGGCAGGAACTGTTCCTGAGCGACGTTGTAGGCAAGGTGGATTCCTTCTCCGCCATTGGTTGAACCGCCCGCCGAGAGACTGTCGAGTGCGGTCATGATGGCCGCTTTCTGGTCGCAAGGCGTGGAGGGGAGGACGAGGCCGGAAGCGCTGGCGTAGACCGCAATGGCAACGCGGTCATTGTGATCGAGTTCTTCCACCAGCATGCGCATGGCGGATTTCACGAGAGGAAGCTTGTTCCAGTTCTGCATCGATCCTGAAACATCGAGCAGAAAGACGAGATTGCAGGGCGGTTCCTCGTCCTGTTCGAATTCACGTCCTTTAAGTCCGATGCGGACCAACTGATGCCCCTCGGCCCACGGACAGGAAGCGACTTCGACATTGACCGAAAAGGGAGTACCGTCGCCTTCGGGCTGCGGGTCGCTGTAATCGAAGTAGTTGACGAATTCCTCCAACCGGACGGCTCCCGGCAGTGGGAGTTGTCCGTCGTTGAGCATCCTGCGGGTGTTGGCGTAGGACGCAGTATCGACATCGATGGAGAACGTGGAGAGCGGATTCGACTTCGTATCGAGAAACGGATTCTCGACGATGTGGTCGTAGGTTTCGGTATTGTGTTCCGGGAGGGGATGCTCGGAAACAGCAGAAGGCCTCAGCTCGATGCCGAATTCATGAGCGGTTCCGACGTAGCGTGCTGCCTCGCGAGTCTCCTGACCACAGCCAACCAGCATGGCGGCCAGACAGAGAGAGGTGGCGGAAAGAAAGACGTGCCTGGCCATAACACTCTCCTCAGTGAGCAGCAGAAGGGATGCGGGTCAACTCCTCGAATTGAGCTGACGTACTTCCCTCCAGTACGTACTGAACAGAGAGAACGTTTGTTAAAATCTTCAGTCCGGGGAGAAAGGAATCTCCCTGGAGAGCTTACCCAGCACGTTTCAGGTCAGATGGCAGTACCCTTTCCTGGGGGTAGGAAATGTTCCGCTCTTGGTACACAGGTTGAGGCTACGGTGCAAAGTCGAGTCCGCCGTTGAACTCGATCACCCCCGCGTTGCCACCCCCATTGTTCGAGTTGAAGACCGGTGCGATGTTGCCGGAACCGGAGAGCGTGCTGTTGGCGGTGTCGATCGTGTAGAACGCGCCTCCGTTACCCACCCAGGTATTGTTGAGCCTGAAGACGATGCCGTCGAGAACAATCGCATCGTCGTTGTACGCGTCGATCGTATTGCCGTTGCCAAGAATCGAAAGGCTACCGGCTCCTGTAGCGTTGATTCCCGATCCCAGGTTACTGTCGATGTTGAGATTCCCTGAGTTGAAGCCGACCGAGGTGGTGGCAGCGTTGTTGATGAAGGTGACAGCATCCAGGCGATTGTTGAATACGGAATCCGGTCCGCTGAAGTTGACCGTCGTCCCGCTATTGTTGTCGACATACAGCCCTCTCTCACCGCTCATCGTTATGTCGCCGGTGAAGTTGATGGTTCCGCCAGTGTTGTTGTCCACCAGAATCCCACCTCCGGCGCCAGTCACATCTCCCATGATGTTGATTGCCTGCGAGGTCAAACTACGGCCGGAAATGCTGACCACGTTTCCGCCGCCGGACAGATCAATCACGTCGGCGAAGATGGTCACTGCCCCGGTACCGTTCTCGACATCGAGAGCGTTACTGGCCTGCCCCGCGATGGTTCCGCTGTTCACGGTCACATTACCAGCGGAGTTCTGAATGGCCAGGCCGCGACCGGTCGTCGTTCCCGTGTTATTCAGTTCGTCGAACCAGAGGCTGCCGGCGCTGCCGATGCCGCGATAACGGACATCTGTTCCGGCCCCCCAATTCCCAGAGATGCTCGTATTGCTGAAGCTGATTGTCTGGTTGCTGCCGTCGACTGAAATGGCCCGTCCGGAGCCGCCTGTACCAGCTGCTCCCAGGTTGACGTCGCCGAATGCGATGGTTCCCGTCTGTTGGGTGGTGCCACTGGTGATGGAAATCCCGTTCCCCACGGTGCCGGCGCTGCCGATCGAGGTGGTACCGATGACTTCGAAACTGCCCGACATTTCCCGCAACGTAATTGCGTCGCCGCCTGCCGAGTTCTCGAGCACGGTAATCTGATTGAAGGTCATCCCAGCCGTCGTGTCGTCCAGGTAAATCCCCCGCCCGTCAGTGGTGTCGATGCTGTTCCCGTTGCCGGTGATGTTCACGGTTCCCGCATTGTTCGCGTACAAGCCGTCCCCAGTGGTGGTGTCGATATCGAGCCCCCCATTGAAGCTCGTTGTCGAACCGGCGTTGCCATTCAGGAACACGGCATCTGCAGCGCTTGTATTCGCGGTCACCAGTCCGTTGAAGGTGGTCGCCCCTCCCGTCTTATTCGTGATATGGACGGCGGTGGCGTTATTATTCTGGGTAACGGTTCCGTTATAGGTCACGTTGGCAGTGCTGTCTGTTTCCGAGTAGGCCACCCCGGTCGGGTCGGTGATGCTCGTATTGGGAGAGAACGTGAAGGTTCCGGAAGAACCATTCGCGATTTGAATGCCACGATTGGTGCCGTTGAGATTCGTTGTGCCGTTGAAGTTGTAGGTTCCGTCGGCATTATCGAACACCAGGCCATCGCCGGCTGTGGACGTGATCGTTCCATCCATGTTCAATGTTCCGGAATGTCCGTTCTCGACACTTACTACGGCTCGGTTCTGGTTGTTCGTAATCGAACTGTTCGCACCGAAGTTGACCGTGCTCGAACCGCCGTCGATCGACAGAGGCGGAGCGGTGCCAGAGCTCAGATTGATGTCGGTATCGGCGAAGGTGTACGTCCCGGTCGAATCGGTGATCGTCACCCCGCTGGAGCCAGTCAGCTCGGTATCAGACTGAATGTTGACGTCCGCATCGGTATCAGCAATCCAGATCCCTTGTCCGCTGTCCTGGATGGCATCGGCTGCGGTGGAGTTGAACAGGACTGACTGCCCCGTACCGGGACCACCACTGATATCGATGACACGTCCGGTGGAGTTCTGAATTGTGCCGCTGTAGGTGAAGTCGAGATTATCCGCATTCGCCAGGTCCATCCGAATCGCTTCGTTGGTCGTGTTGGCGATGCTGGTATCTTCCGAGAAGGCGAACGTACCAGCCGATCCATTGGCCACGTCGATCCCGCGAGTCGTTCCGTCCAGGCTGGTGGTCCCGTTGAAGTTATAGGTTCCGTCGGCGTTGTCGAACACGATTCCGTCGCCGGCTGTCGATGAGATGGTTCCATCCATAGTCAGCGTGCCGGTGTGGCCGTCTTCCACACTCACGACAGCCCGGTTCTGGGCATTTGTGATTGAGCTGTTGGCGCCAAAGTTGACGTCGCTCGAACCGCCGGAGATCGACAGAGAGGCACTCGTCCCGGAGCTCAAGTTGACGTCGGTATCGGCGAAGGTAAGCGTTCCCGTCGAATCGGTGATCGTCACTCCGCTGGAGCCGGTCAGCTCGGTATCGCCCTGGATATTGACATCTGCGCCGGTATCGACAATGGAGATCCCGGCTCCGCTATCCTGGATGGCATCGGTGGCCATAGAGTCGAACAGAACCGATTGTCCTGTGCCGGAGCCGCTGATATCGATGGCGTGACCGGTCGAGTTCTGGATGGTCCCGCTGTAGGTGAAGTCCAGGTTATCGGCGCCGGTCAGGTTGAGTTCAATCGCATCGTTGGTGGTGTTGGCGATGCTGGTGGTTTCCGAGAAGGTGAATGTCCCGGCAGAGCCATTGTCGAGTCGGATGCCGCGGGTGGTGCCGTCCAGCATCGTTGTGCCATTGAAGTTGTAGGTTCCTTCGGCGTTGTTGAAGTCGAGCCCGTCGCCAGCGGTCGACGCGATGGTTCCATCCATTGTGAGCGTACCAGTGTGGCCATTTTCCACACTCACGACGGCTCGATTCTGGTCATTCGTAATCGAGCTGTTCGCACCGAAGTTGACGTCACTTGAACCACCGCTGATCGAGAGCGAAGGATCAGTCCCGGAACTCAGGTTGATGTCGGTGTCAGCAAACGTGTACGTCCCGTCCGAAGCGGTGATCGTCACCCCGCTGGAGCCAGTCAGCTCCGTATCGGCCTGAATGTTGACGTTCGCAGAGGTATTGGCAATTGAGATCCCTTCGCCGCTGTCCTGAATGGCGTTGTTCGCGGTGGAGTTGAACAGAATCGACTGACCGGGGGCTGGGCCTCCGATGATATCAATCGCTCGGCCGGTGGAGTTCTGGATTGTTCCGCTGTAGGTGAAGCCGAAGGTGTTGACACCGACGAGCGTCATCTCGATCGCATCGTTGGTCGTATTGGAAATGCTCGTGTCTTCCGAGAAGACAAAGGTTCCTTCCGAACTGTTGACAACTTGAATGCCCCGGTCCGTTCCGTTGAGAGTTGTGGTGCCGTTGAAGTTGTAGGTTCCGTCTGCGTTGTTAAAGACCAGACCGCCCCCGACGGTGGAGGCCAGGTTTCCGTTCATATTCAGGGTGCCGGAATGTCCCTGCTCGACCATCACGAGATTTCCGCCGACGTCGGTCGTGATCGAGCTGTCGGTCCCGAAGTTAACATCCGCTGAGCCGCCGCGGATCCACAGCGCGCTGTTCCCGAATGGGCCGGGATTAAGGTCCGTAATATCGGTGTCGGCGAACGTATACGTTCCGTCGGCCTGCTCCAGGAACAGACCGATGTTGCCGGTCAATTCCGTGTCGGCCAGAAGTTCCACATCTGCAGCGGTGTTCGTGATCCAGATTCCATCCCCGGTGTCCTGCAGGGCATCCGCTGCGACGGAGTTAAACACGATCGACTGACCGGCGGAGCCACCATTGATATCGATCATCCTGGCGAGTGAGTTCTCGATCCTCCCGCTGTAGGTGAAGTCGAAGGTGTTCGTGCCGGTCAGATCCATTTGGATGGCGATGTTGTTGACGTTGGTGATACTTGTGTCTTCCGAGAAGGTGAATGTTCCCTCGGAGCCATTGGAGATCTGAATTCCACGATTGGCTCCGTTCACCGTCGTTGTGCCGTTGAAGT
This sequence is a window from Rubinisphaera margarita. Protein-coding genes within it:
- a CDS encoding vWA domain-containing protein, with amino-acid sequence MARHVFLSATSLCLAAMLVGCGQETREAARYVGTAHEFGIELRPSAVSEHPLPEHNTETYDHIVENPFLDTKSNPLSTFSIDVDTASYANTRRMLNDGQLPLPGAVRLEEFVNYFDYSDPQPEGDGTPFSVNVEVASCPWAEGHQLVRIGLKGREFEQDEEPPCNLVFLLDVSGSMQNWNKLPLVKSAMRMLVEELDHNDRVAIAVYASASGLVLPSTPCDQKAAIMTALDSLSAGGSTNGGEGIHLAYNVAQEQFLPEGVNRVILCTDGDFNVGTTNQSELIRLIENKARTGVFLSVLGFGTGNYKDSTMEKLADRGNGNYGYIDTMREARKMLVEQLTGTLVTIAKDVKIQVDFNPAHVQAYRLLGYENRMLRAEDFQDDTKDAGEIGAGHTVTALYELIPTGTKSPMTSVQPSKYQTERDLSEAAHSDELLTVRLRYKLPDAEESQPLNVAVDQSDTPFEQASCDFQFAASVASFGMLLRDSEHKGTATYEDIHNIAEQNLGPDSHGFRSEFLNLVARAEQLAR
- a CDS encoding BBP7 family outer membrane beta-barrel protein, encoding MLKLRKLALASVVCLNLATVTDAGLLRDTLTDCIDYTQSAGFDDFIGTGCVDGCCECGPEWEFSTSILYLNRDQIGDQVLVTGAGGGPALSTSDFDYDYEMGFEVAGKRTIEDHFISTRFFALDSLTTNRSAVIPGFGGNIVTSPLTPFGAGDLNGTYGSDLYSLEVNLGRVVSCDTEVYLGIRGMELGEALNVAFSTPPVFTVNSETDNYLYGLQAGGESTLFERGRFSIEGAGAAGIYWNHARSTVWAAQPPVAPTFGGTARDSDDMVAFSIEAALKAKYDLNNTLALFAGYQLQYLGGVALAPDQWNRAGNLAVGTATPVPTSVDSSDVIYHGFNFGLEATF